From the Daucus carota subsp. sativus chromosome 8, DH1 v3.0, whole genome shotgun sequence genome, one window contains:
- the LOC108198906 gene encoding non-specific lipid transfer protein GPI-anchored 13 encodes MDSKALAFLCIFLAAAATLAVATMEQDENDCADQMANMAECIPYVSGSAKKPTETCCQDAEKVRSAKPKCLCVLIIESTDTSMGLPINTTLALQMPTACKSDAKVSDCPTLLNLPADSPKAKIFKLEGASPTTDSLPASASSSSSSSTPSSSSSTPASSGSGSETKTTTSTSAGGALLSGGILAIIGLASSAIALM; translated from the exons ATGGATAGCAAAGCTCTAGCATTTCTTTGCATTTTTCTGGCCGCCGCGGCAACTCTGGCAGTGGCCACAATGGAACAAGACGAGAACGACTGCGCAGACCAAATGGCCAATATGGCAGAGTGCATTCCTTATGTCAGTGGATCAGCCAAGAAGCCAACCGAAACATGTTGCCAAGATGCTGAGAAAGTGAGAAGTGCAAAACCAAAGTGTCTGTGTGTTCTTATCATCGAGAGCACGGACACTTCTATGGGACTCCCTATCAATACCACATTGGCCCTTCAAATGCCAACTGCTTGCAAAAGTGATGCCAAAGTTTCCGATTGCCCGA CTCTACTAAATCTCCCAGCAGATTCACCCAAAGCGAAAATCTTCAAATTAGAAGGAGCCTCACCTACAACAGATTCACTTCCGGCTTCTGCATCGTCTTCTAGTTCATCATCgacaccatcatcatcatcgtcgACTCCTGCTAGCTCTGGCTCAGGCTCGGAAACAAAGACAACTACAAGCACCAGTGCTGGAGGAGCATTGTTGAGTGGCGGCATTTTGGCGATTATCGGATTAGCTTCAAGTGCAATAGCTCTCATGTAA
- the LOC108197225 gene encoding E3 ubiquitin-protein ligase At1g63170, with protein MAGSSPEAIRENRIDSYPLLMEQPENGESSDHVIDIERHGDASSSSSVSPDNHSSSFNHNEQRPSSSAQATMSHSPRSTSNLPNPPSPSLSRRGESYGRRHWSPFNTMLWISIELAFISAQIIAAIVVLTLSRHENPQTPLFAWIVGYATGCLACLPLLYWRYLHRNQAPEQVSTPLRQDSSQTNSQAEQNSYITIALTRSSDEEGQNNVPQTQNTQSIRVENPRLIALVDQFKMALDCFFAVWFVVGNVWIFGGNASAADAPNLYRLCIVFLTISCIGYAMPFILCAMICCCLPCIISILGVREDVNQMRGASEESINALPKLKFQLKRNGSSSSKGSSSSGVDEGGVVAAGTEKERAISGEDAVCCICLARYTDNDELRELPCSHFFHTDCVDKWLKINASCPLCKFEIVGSNENSSTVDPNQQEC; from the exons ATGGCTGGTTCATCTCCCGAAGCAATCAGAGAAAACCGTATTGACAGTTATCCTTTGCTCATGGAGCAGCCAGAAAATGGTGAAAGTAGTGACCATGTTATCGACATAGAGAGGCATGGTGATGCATCCTCGTCCTCATCAGTCTCGCCTGATAATCATTCATCTAGCTTTAATCATAATGAACAAAGGCCATCAAGTAGTGCTCAAGCAACTATGAGTCATTCACCCAGGTCTACATCTAATTTGCCGAATCCGCCAAGTCCTTCTCTCTCCAGGAGAGGTGAATCATATGGTCGTCGTCACTGGAGCCCTTTTAACACTATGCTGTGGATTTCTATCGAGCTTGCATTTATTTCAGCTCAAATAATTGCAGCAATTGTTGTTTTGACTTTGTCGAGACATGAAAATCCACAGACTCCTTTGTTTGCCTGGATTGTTGGTTATGCAACTGGATGCTTAGCATGTCTTCCTCTACTTTACTGGCGCTATCTTCACCGGAATCAAGCTCCTGAGCAAGTGTCAACTCCATTGCGACAGGATTCATCTCAAACCAACTCCCAAGCTGAGCAGAATTCTTATATTACTATTGCCTTGACTCGTTCGTCAGATGAAGAGGGTCAAAATAATGTGCCACAAACTCAGAATACTCAAAGTATTAGAGTTGAAAATCCAAG GCTTATTGCACTGGTGGACCAATTCAAGATGGCATTAGATTGTTTCTTTGCGGTGTGGTTTGTTGTTGGAAATGTATGGATATTTGGTGGGAATGCCTCTGCTGCTGATGCTCCAAATTTGTATAG GTTATGTATAGTTTTTCTTACAATAAGCTGCATTGGGTATGCTATGCCCTTCATTTTATGTGCAATGATATGCTGCTGCTTGCCATGTATAATATCAATACTGGGAGTCCGGGAGGATGTGAATCAAATGCGAGGAGCCAGTGAAGAGTCCATTAATGCTCTGCCAAAGCTCAAATTCCAACTGAAGAGAAATGGAAGTAGCAGCAGTAAAGGCAGTAGTAGTTCAGGAGTTGATGAAGGTGGAGTCGTAGCAGCAGGAACAGAGAAGGAGCGTGCCATTTCAGGGGAAGATGCT GTTTGTTGTATTTGCTTGGCTAGATACACGGACAATGATGAGTTGAGGGAGCTTCCATGCTCTCATTTCTTTCATACAGACTGTGTGGACAAATGGCTAAAGATCAATGCATCATGTCCACTTTGCAAGTTTGAAATTGTTGGTAGCAATGAGAATTCATCAACTGTCGACCCCAATCAGCAGGAGTGTTGA